GGTAGTTAGTGATATTTCAGATGCAGAAAAAAGAGAGCTAGTGGTAGCTATTAATCCATTGCTTAAAAAACAGCTGGCTATAAGTTCTGAATTTGATGAAAAAAGTTACTTGCCATTAATTGATCTTATTTTAGCAGAGGATTATGATAAAATAGTTGAGGAAATATGTAAAATTAAAAAATCAAGAGCCAGAAAGGATAAAATCAAGTCATTTTTTGGTTTGCGATAAAAATATTGATTGTTTAAGCTAATTTGACTCATTATTTTAAACACAATATAAATTTCGTGTTTAATGTGTGGGGATAATAAGTTTAAATAATTTTTGGATAAGCAATCTTTTTATAATTCTTTTATTAAAAATAACTAACAGTTTTAAAAAATTTATTTTAGAGAGTTCCTGTTCATGTTTGAAAACAATGTGTATGTGCAAAATTTTAATAAGTATACTTTTCTACTTACTGAATTGATTAAAAGGGATATAAGTGGAAAATATAAGGATTCTACTTTAGGTTTATTCTGGAGTTTTTTAAATCCGTTATTATCTATGATTGTTTTAACAATGGTTTTCTCTTTAATATTTGCAAATACAATTGAGAATTTCCCGGTTTATTTGCTAAGTGGTAAATTGGTATTTGATTTATTTGCTAATGCTACTACTGGAGCTATGGATTCTATTAAGGCAAATTCAGAGATTATTAAGAAGATTTATGTTCCCAAATACATGTTTGCTGTTGGAATTGTCTGTTCAGAGTTTATTAACTTTTTAATCTCTTTGGTGGTATTGGTTGCTGTAATGATATTTACAGGTGCTCCGTTTCATTTTGCGCTGATTTACTCACCGATTCCATTGTTTTTCTTATTGGTTTTAACAATGGGGGTAGGTTTAATCCTTGCAACAGCTACAACATTTTTTACGGATATTAAATATTTATATGGGGTTCTTGTAATGCTTTTATCATTTATGACTCCGTTGTTCTATCCGATTGACATTATTCCTCAGCAGTTCTTATTTGCATATAAATTAAATCCTTTATATTCTGCTGTTGAGTGTTTCAGAAACATTATACTTGGCGGAACTTTCCCGGATACCTGGCCGTTTGTGTTTTTAATTGTAACTTCAATAATTTCACTTGTCATTGGTGTTTATGTATTCTTCAAGTATCAGGATAAATTTGTACTTAATATATAAGGAGGTTTTTTTAGTTTGACTATTCAAGTAAGATATCCAAAAGTTATTACTCAGGAAGAAAATTCCAATAAGTCTGAATGGGTTGATTTAAATAATGTTAGAATCGATGATTGGGATGAATTGGCTTCTACAGTAGTTAAATCAAATGAAGCTCCTCAGGTTATATGTACAAGTCATTTTGATTTTAATATTCCTGGTGATGCCAAAGTATCAGAAATTATTGTAGAACATGATTTTCATAAAGATTCTTCTGAAAATCCTATTAAAATGGATCCTCCAATGATTAAGGCAGTCATAGGGGATAATGAATTTGAAAAGGAATCCTTTGTCCATGCAGATGTTTATCCTGCAGACAGATCTGTAAAGATAACTGTCGATGACATCAGAGGTGAGGACATCAACAATGATTTTGCCGTTAAAGTAGAATTTCCTAAAAACACAAGTGAAAATGACGGAATACTTTATTTTGATTATGTTCGTGTTAAATTAGTTTTTGAAGTTAAAAGATATCTCATAACTTCTGGTGAAACTAACAATTATTTCCCAACAAAAGAAAAACCTATAAAAATAGCAGTAGGTGAAGAATTAAGGTACTCTATTTACTTCAGAAATGTGAATGGTATTTCAAAAGAACCTCAGAAGGTTAAAATCAATGTTCCTGAAGGTTTTGAACTTGTAAAATATTATTTCAAACCTAAAAAGGTTAATAAATTAGCTGAAAAAGATGTTGAAGTAGCTGAAGATATATTTGATGAAAAGAATTATGTTTGGATTCCTTCAGCACGCGGAAAAGGAATGTCCGGATTGAGATTGATTCTTAAAGCTACCCATGAAGGATCCAGCCATATAAATGCTTATACTAAACATTATGGTGCAACTCCTAATTTTTATGTTGAAGTTCATCCTGAAGGCTTTGAAAGCCCGGTTAACATGTTTGATGAAACTTCAGGGGTTTGGGCTTCTGAATTGGAAGATAATGAAGAATTTCAGAAATTAAATCAGGAAGTAGCTATTGAAGTTGACAATGTATCTATGGAATTTGAAATGCCTCAGGAAAAAGTGGATAATCTAAAAGAATATTGTATTAAATGGGCCAAAAGAGAACTTAAGCCTAAAACCAACTTCAAAGCACTTAATGATTTGTCATTTACCATTAACAAAGGTGAAAGGGTAGGAATTATAGGATTCAATGGTGCAGGTAAAAGTACTCTTTTAAAAGTCTTGTCCGGGGTATTTAAACCAACTAAAGGTAAGGTATACACTGCTGGAAAAATAGCTCCGTTACTGGAACTTGGTGCAGGTTTTGACCATAATTACAGTGGAAGGGAAAACGTATTTTTAAACGGAGCAATATTGGGTTATTCCAAGGAGTTTCTATTAAGCAAATATGATGAAATTGTTGAATTTTCAGAACTTGGAGACTTTATGGAAATTCCAATTAAGAATTATTCTTCCGGTATGAATGCCAAGCTTGGCTTTTCAGTAGCTACTGTTGTTGAGCCGGATATATTGATTTTGGACGAAATTCTATCTGTTGGAGATGTAAAATTCCAGAAGAAAAGTGGGGACAAACTTAAATCTATGATGGGTTCAGGAGTTACTGTTCTTTTAGTATCACATTCAACTGCTAAAATAAGGGAATTATGTACCAGAGCTATTTGGTTGGATAAAGGTAAGGTTATAATGGATGGTAATGTGGATTATGTCTGCGATGCATATATTGAAGCAGCTAAAAAAGCATCTGCAGATGAAATTAAAGATTTAGAGCTTGTATAAGTATGTATCTTAAACATAAAATTTATGGAAAACTCTTTAATTTATTTACAAAGTTTTCAATTAATGATAAGCAAATATCCTTTATTTTAGATTCCAGCGAATCATTTAAGGGAAATTTGGATTATATTAAAAAGGAATTTGAAAAAAGAGGAGATTTCCAATTTAACTTTTTTTATAAGGATAAATTATCTTTTTCCAGTTTTAAAAGATTGGCTACTTCCAGATATGTATTTCTGAATGATAATTTTTTTCCATTGGCTTTCATGAATTTTAAAAAGGATACAAAAGTGATTCAGCTATGGCATGCTCCAGGTGCCTTTAAAAAGTTTGGTGCATCAAGTGATAATAAATCCAGAAATATTTTAGGTAAAATCAGCAGGAATATTGATTATCTGATTACCTCTTCAGACAATATTGAAGATTATTACAGTGAAGCATTTCAGATAAATAAATCTAAAATCAAGTCTTTAGGTCTTCCAAGAGCAGATTATTACTTTAAAAATCATAATTTGGATAAATTAAGGGATAATTTTGATTCCAAATATCCTATAGCTAAAAATAAAAAAATAGTGCTTTATGCACCTACATTTAGGGATAATCCTGAGAACAATAATGTTTTTAACTTTTTAGATTTGGAAAAATTCAATAGGGAGTTGGGGGACGAATACATTTTGGTGTTAAGGCTCCATCCTAAGATTAAAAAGTTTTTTAAAGATAAAATCGAAGTTAATCAGGAATATGTTGATTGCAGTGATTTTAAAAATGAACAGGAGCTTCTGTTAATTTCTGATGTTTTAATAAGTGATTATTCATCAATAATGATTGAATTTGCTTTGTTGGATAAACCAATAATCTTTTTTACTTATGATTATGATACATACATGTCTGAAGATAGGGGATTTTACTTTGATTTTAAAGAAAATGTTCCGGGACCTGTTGTTTATACAACTGATGAGCTGATAGCTGAAATTAAAAATAATGATTTCGATAAAAATAAAATTTCCGAGTTTAGAAAAACACAATTTAATGCAACTGACGGTGAAGCATCTAAAAGAGTAGTTGATTTCTTATTAAATGATGGTGGAAAAAATGGATAATATTAAAGTAAGTGTAATTGTTCCAGTGTATAATGGTGAGAAATATATACAGACTTCCATATCCTCTATAATAAATCAGGAGTTTAGTGAGAATTATGAAATAATTGTTGTAGATGATGGATCAGATGACAACAGTTTGGATATTGCACAGGAACTATTAAGTAAATCTGACATTCCATATAAATTGGTTCATCAAAGAAATTCCGGTGTAAGTGTAGCCAGGAATAATGGAATTGAAGTTTCAAGGGGGGATTATCTGGTATTTGTTGACAGTGATGATTATGTATTGACAAATCATCTCTCTGAGTTATACAATGGAAAAACAGATTTTACATTAACTCAAATGGCAAAAGAAGGTTCAAAATCAACAGTCAATTCAATCAGTTATCCGGAAGTTCCAATATCTGCTCATGACTTAATTAAAATGGAACTTCAGATGATAATTCCTGAATTCAGCTTTTGCCAGCTAATCTATAAAGCAGATTTAATTAAGGATAATAATTTAAAGTTTGATTCGAAGGCTGTTTACGGGGAAGACACTGAATTTGCCCTAAAAGCGTTAAGCTATGGTGAAAGTGTAGCTGTCGGGGAAGAAATAACTTATCTTTATATTCAAAGGAACGACTCAGCAACAAGCAAATCAGGTCTTAAAAGATTTAATTTCATTGAAACTTTGGAAAATCTCTCAAAATTTTATAAATCAGGGGGACAAAATGAATTAGCGGACTTGGTAATTACAAGCAGAATTCCCAGAGCCATTTTTGGCAACATGAATTATTTTTTTTACCATGGTTATGATTTTGATGAAGTAATGTCTAAAATGGATGATTTGGATTTATTTTCAAAATTGTCTAAGTTTAAGGGAGATTCTAAATTCAAGTTTAAAATAAGGCTATTTTTATTAAATCCAAAATTATATTATAAAATGTGGAAAAAATTTAAAAATACTATCTGATTATTATGAAAGCTTCTGTAGTGACTCCAAATTATAACGGAAAAGAATTTCTAAAAACATATTTCGATTCTTTAAATAGGAATAAAGAATTTGTTGGTGAAGTTATTTTGGTAGATAATGGATCAACTGACGAAAGTATTGAGTTTATAAAAGATTATTCAAGTAATTTAGATTTTCCGGTTATCATAATTAGAAATGCTGAAAATTTAGGATTTGCAAAAGCAGTAAATCAGGGTATTTTAAAGTCTTCCTACCCATATATATTTTCTCTAAATAATGACACTCAGGTTGAAGAATCCGGAATCAAACCATTAATAGATTTAATTTCTTCAGATGATAGTATTTTTTCAGTTGCTTCTAAAATGGTTCAGTTTGATAATAAAAACTTGATAGATGATGCAGGTGATGAATACAATATTCTGGCCTGGACTAAAAAGACAGGTGAAAATCAGCCTGCAGAAAATTATGATGAAGTATATGAAATATTTTCAAGTTGTGCGGGGGCAGCTATGTATAATAAGGCCATTTTAGAGAAAATAGGTCTTTTTGATGAAAATTTCTTTGCATATATGGAAGATGTTGATTTAAGCTACAGGGCGAAAATCAACGGATATAAAAACCTATTCTGTCCTGATTCTGTAGTTTATCATATTGGAAGTGCAACAAGCGGAAGCAGATATAATAAGTTTAAAGTAAAATTGGCTGCCAGAAACAATGTGTGGACGGTTTATAAAAATTTTCCAATTCCTCAAAAGATTTTAAATTTTATATTTCTATTTTTAGGGTTTTTAATTAAATATTTATTCTTTGTTAAAAAAGGGTTTGGCAAAACATATCTGGAAGGCATTAAAGAAGGTTTAAAAACAAGAAACAAAATCAATAAAGTTAAATTCAGCAAAAAAAATACCAAAAACTACTTTAAAATAGAATGGAAATTAATTGTTAATGCTGTTAAATTTTTAAAAAAATAAAATTAGTTGAGAATTATGGATCTTTCAGTTGTAATTGTAAATTATCAGACATTTGACCTGACAAGGAATACTATAAATTCCATATTGAAATATGAGTATCCTTTTAGCTATGAAATAATAGTAGTTGATAATGCATCGGAGGATAATAGTTTAAGTAATTTAAAAGATTATTTTAAAGATTCAGTTAAATTTATTTCTTCAAAAGAAAATAATGGGTTTGCAGCAGGTAATAACCAGGGTTTAAGGATAGCTGGTGGGAAATATCTTCTTTTATTAAATTCCGACACTGTTGTTTGGGAAAATACATTAGAGAAGATTTATAACTTCATGGAAAATAATCCTTTTGTTGGAGCATGTGGCTGCAGGGTTCTTTTAGCTGACGGAACTTTGGATAAAGCATGTAAAAGGTCTTTTCCTAATGTTAAAAATTCATTTTACAGATTATTTCACATTCCGACAAATAGCAAAGAGGATAATTATAATTTGGATAATCTGCCTGATGACGGAATTTATGAAATTGACTGTCTGACCGGAGCATTTATTTTTGCACGTAAAAAATGTTTGGATTCAGTTGGATTATTGGATGAGACATTTTTCATGTATGGTGAAGATATTGATTTATGTTATAGGATTAAACAGGACAATTGGAAGATATTTTACTTTGGTGAGGCTAAAATAACTCATTTTAAAGGATCAAGCAGTAAAAAACAGAAGTCTAAATTAATATATGAGTTTTATAGGGCAATGTATATTTATTATAAAAAACATCATGCAAACAGCACTTCATTTTTTGTCAATTTTATTGTTTATTTGGGAATTGTCTGTTTATGCATTTTAAAATTGATTTTAAATTTCTTTAAAAAGAAAAATTAAATATTATAAGAAATTTAAAGATATACTTAAATCTATTTTTGTGATAAATATGATTAAGCAGAATCAAAGAGTATTAAATGTAGTTATGGTTTTATCAGATGCATTAGTTGTAACTATAGCTCTTTTCTGTGCATGGTGGTTACGTTTTAAAACCACTTTATTTGGTCCGATTGGAGGCCATTTAGGTTTACAAAGCTATGTTCTTTTTTTAACATTTGCTGTAATACCTACATACTTGATATTGTACTTTTCTTTTGGTCTTTACAAACCTTATAGAACTCATAAAACAATTTTTTCAGAAGCAACTAAGCTTATAAAAGTGAACATTGTTGCATTCTTTGTTTTAGTTGCTATTTTATTTATTGTTAATGAACCTAACTTTTCAAGAATCATGCTATTCCTTTTAGCTATTATAGCTACTGTTTTTGGAATAACTGAAAGATTTGTCATTAGGAGCTTCTTAAAAGAGATTAGATCTAATAACAAAAACTTAAAGCATATTCTTATTGTTGGGGATAATGATTTAGCTTATACTTTCGCACGTAAAATTAGAAATAATCCCTATTTGGGGTTTGTTGTCAGCGGATTTTTAGGTAAAAGCAATCATGTAGGTCTGGAAATTGAAGGAAGCAAGATTATTGGTGCGTTTAAAGACTTAGATGACGTTCTTGAGAAAAATAATTTTGATAGGGTTGTACTTGCTATTCCGTTAAAGTATTATTTTAAAATCAATGAGCTTGTGGAAAGCTGTGAAAAGGTGGGAATTAAAGCAGAGATTATTCCGGATTATATAAGGTATTTCCCTGCACAGCCATCAGTAGACATGATTGAAGATATTCCGATTATAAATATACGTTATGTTCCATTAGATGATGCATTTAATAATTTTTTAAAATCATTATCTGATTACATAATATCTATTATAGCTATTATAATCACATCTCCGATCATGCTGATTACTGCAATAGCTATTAAACTGACTTCTAAAGGCCCTATTATATTTAAGCAGGAAAGAATAGGATATCATGGAAAACCATTTATGATGTACAAGTTCAGAAGTATGAAAGTTCAAAATCCGAATGAAGAGAAATCAGAATGGACAACAAAAGATGATCCAAGGAAGACCAGAGTAGGTAATTTTATCAGAAAAACAAGTATTGATGAATTGCCTCAATTTTTCAATGTTTTAAAAGGAGATATGAGTGTTGTTGGTCCCAGACCTGAAAGACCATATTTTGTTGAAGAATTTAAAGAAAAAATTCCAAAATACATGGTTAAACATCAGGTTAAGCCGGGATTGACAGGATGGGCTCAAATTCATGGGTGTAGGGGTAATACTTCTATTAAAAAACGTATAGAATTTGACATTGAGTATGTAGAAAACTGGCATATGGGTTTAGACTTAGCTATAATGATTAAAACAGTTGTAAAAAGAAATCCTAATGCATATTAGAATTTTGCACATTTGAACTTTTGTGTAGTTTATTAAAATTTATATTCTATTTTTTTAATAATTATTTTAAAAATTACTTTTCAAATGCTGTCTCTAATAGTTTATATACATTTTAATTTAAAATAATAATTAAC
This genomic stretch from Methanobrevibacter smithii ATCC 35061 harbors:
- a CDS encoding glycosyltransferase family 2 protein, whose amino-acid sequence is MDNIKVSVIVPVYNGEKYIQTSISSIINQEFSENYEIIVVDDGSDDNSLDIAQELLSKSDIPYKLVHQRNSGVSVARNNGIEVSRGDYLVFVDSDDYVLTNHLSELYNGKTDFTLTQMAKEGSKSTVNSISYPEVPISAHDLIKMELQMIIPEFSFCQLIYKADLIKDNNLKFDSKAVYGEDTEFALKALSYGESVAVGEEITYLYIQRNDSATSKSGLKRFNFIETLENLSKFYKSGGQNELADLVITSRIPRAIFGNMNYFFYHGYDFDEVMSKMDDLDLFSKLSKFKGDSKFKFKIRLFLLNPKLYYKMWKKFKNTI
- a CDS encoding glycosyltransferase family 2 protein translates to MKASVVTPNYNGKEFLKTYFDSLNRNKEFVGEVILVDNGSTDESIEFIKDYSSNLDFPVIIIRNAENLGFAKAVNQGILKSSYPYIFSLNNDTQVEESGIKPLIDLISSDDSIFSVASKMVQFDNKNLIDDAGDEYNILAWTKKTGENQPAENYDEVYEIFSSCAGAAMYNKAILEKIGLFDENFFAYMEDVDLSYRAKINGYKNLFCPDSVVYHIGSATSGSRYNKFKVKLAARNNVWTVYKNFPIPQKILNFIFLFLGFLIKYLFFVKKGFGKTYLEGIKEGLKTRNKINKVKFSKKNTKNYFKIEWKLIVNAVKFLKK
- a CDS encoding ABC transporter ATP-binding protein; its protein translation is MTIQVRYPKVITQEENSNKSEWVDLNNVRIDDWDELASTVVKSNEAPQVICTSHFDFNIPGDAKVSEIIVEHDFHKDSSENPIKMDPPMIKAVIGDNEFEKESFVHADVYPADRSVKITVDDIRGEDINNDFAVKVEFPKNTSENDGILYFDYVRVKLVFEVKRYLITSGETNNYFPTKEKPIKIAVGEELRYSIYFRNVNGISKEPQKVKINVPEGFELVKYYFKPKKVNKLAEKDVEVAEDIFDEKNYVWIPSARGKGMSGLRLILKATHEGSSHINAYTKHYGATPNFYVEVHPEGFESPVNMFDETSGVWASELEDNEEFQKLNQEVAIEVDNVSMEFEMPQEKVDNLKEYCIKWAKRELKPKTNFKALNDLSFTINKGERVGIIGFNGAGKSTLLKVLSGVFKPTKGKVYTAGKIAPLLELGAGFDHNYSGRENVFLNGAILGYSKEFLLSKYDEIVEFSELGDFMEIPIKNYSSGMNAKLGFSVATVVEPDILILDEILSVGDVKFQKKSGDKLKSMMGSGVTVLLVSHSTAKIRELCTRAIWLDKGKVIMDGNVDYVCDAYIEAAKKASADEIKDLELV
- a CDS encoding undecaprenyl-phosphate glucose phosphotransferase, which translates into the protein MIKQNQRVLNVVMVLSDALVVTIALFCAWWLRFKTTLFGPIGGHLGLQSYVLFLTFAVIPTYLILYFSFGLYKPYRTHKTIFSEATKLIKVNIVAFFVLVAILFIVNEPNFSRIMLFLLAIIATVFGITERFVIRSFLKEIRSNNKNLKHILIVGDNDLAYTFARKIRNNPYLGFVVSGFLGKSNHVGLEIEGSKIIGAFKDLDDVLEKNNFDRVVLAIPLKYYFKINELVESCEKVGIKAEIIPDYIRYFPAQPSVDMIEDIPIINIRYVPLDDAFNNFLKSLSDYIISIIAIIITSPIMLITAIAIKLTSKGPIIFKQERIGYHGKPFMMYKFRSMKVQNPNEEKSEWTTKDDPRKTRVGNFIRKTSIDELPQFFNVLKGDMSVVGPRPERPYFVEEFKEKIPKYMVKHQVKPGLTGWAQIHGCRGNTSIKKRIEFDIEYVENWHMGLDLAIMIKTVVKRNPNAY
- a CDS encoding ABC transporter permease, yielding MFENNVYVQNFNKYTFLLTELIKRDISGKYKDSTLGLFWSFLNPLLSMIVLTMVFSLIFANTIENFPVYLLSGKLVFDLFANATTGAMDSIKANSEIIKKIYVPKYMFAVGIVCSEFINFLISLVVLVAVMIFTGAPFHFALIYSPIPLFFLLVLTMGVGLILATATTFFTDIKYLYGVLVMLLSFMTPLFYPIDIIPQQFLFAYKLNPLYSAVECFRNIILGGTFPDTWPFVFLIVTSIISLVIGVYVFFKYQDKFVLNI
- a CDS encoding CDP-glycerol--glycerophosphate glycerophosphotransferase, which produces MYLKHKIYGKLFNLFTKFSINDKQISFILDSSESFKGNLDYIKKEFEKRGDFQFNFFYKDKLSFSSFKRLATSRYVFLNDNFFPLAFMNFKKDTKVIQLWHAPGAFKKFGASSDNKSRNILGKISRNIDYLITSSDNIEDYYSEAFQINKSKIKSLGLPRADYYFKNHNLDKLRDNFDSKYPIAKNKKIVLYAPTFRDNPENNNVFNFLDLEKFNRELGDEYILVLRLHPKIKKFFKDKIEVNQEYVDCSDFKNEQELLLISDVLISDYSSIMIEFALLDKPIIFFTYDYDTYMSEDRGFYFDFKENVPGPVVYTTDELIAEIKNNDFDKNKISEFRKTQFNATDGEASKRVVDFLLNDGGKNG
- a CDS encoding glycosyltransferase family 2 protein; translation: MDLSVVIVNYQTFDLTRNTINSILKYEYPFSYEIIVVDNASEDNSLSNLKDYFKDSVKFISSKENNGFAAGNNQGLRIAGGKYLLLLNSDTVVWENTLEKIYNFMENNPFVGACGCRVLLADGTLDKACKRSFPNVKNSFYRLFHIPTNSKEDNYNLDNLPDDGIYEIDCLTGAFIFARKKCLDSVGLLDETFFMYGEDIDLCYRIKQDNWKIFYFGEAKITHFKGSSSKKQKSKLIYEFYRAMYIYYKKHHANSTSFFVNFIVYLGIVCLCILKLILNFFKKKN